The following nucleotide sequence is from Phycisphaera sp..
GAGCGTGCTTGGTGCGGCGGCCGAGGTCTTGCCGGCCGACGGGCAGGGGAACAAGCCGGGCATCAGCGCGGCGGTGAGCATCATGCTGGTGCTCACGGTGATCACGCTGGTGCCGTCGATCATGCTGATGACCACGTCGTTCGTGCGGATCATCATCGTGCTGGGCTTGCTGAAGCAGGCGATGGGCACGCAGACGGTGCCGCCGGGGCAGGTGATCCTGGCGCTCAGCCTGTTCCTGACGCTGTTCATCATGACGCCGACGATCGGGCGGATCTACGACGAAGCGATCGTGCCGTATGAGCAGGGTGAGATCACCGAGTACGAGCAGCTCTGGGACGCCGGTGCCCGGCCGCTGCGGGACTTCATGTTCGACCAGATCGAGGCGACGGGGAACTGGTCGAGCCTGCTGACGATCATGGAGTATCGCGGGCACGACGTGAGCGACCCGAGCAAGCTCACGCGGGCCGACGTGGGCATGGCCGAGTTGGTGCCGGCGTACATGCTGAGCGAGCTGAAGGTCGCGTTCCTGATGGGATTCCGGATTTACCTGCCGTTTTTGGTGATCGACATGGTGATCGCCAGCGTCTTGATCTCGATGAGCATGATGATGCTGCCGCCGGTGCTCATCAGTTTACCGTTTAAGCTATTGCTGTTTGTGCTCGCCGATGGGTGGCAGTTGCTGGCGGGGTCGCTGCTGGAGAGCTTCGTGCTGGAGGGGCAGATCGAGCGGCTGAGCGATCAGGTATCGCGCGCCGCGAGCGAGGGGGCGGTTGTGGCGGCGCCGATGGTCGGGGCATTGGCGAACTGGGTGGCGTGGCTGCCGGGCGTGTAGCGGGGGGCGGTGGCGATGGGCGGCGATTGGATTGTCGAGATGGTGCGCGACGTGCTGCTGCTGGTGCTACGCGTGGGCGGGCCGGTGCTGATCGCGGGCGTGATCATCGGGCTGGTGGTGAGCCTGTTCCAGTCGCTGACGTCGATCCAGGACCAGACGTTGTCGTTCGTGCCGAAGATTATCGGGATGATCGTGGTGGCGCTCTTGCTGCTGCCTTGGATGATCGCGCAGCTCGTTGAGTTCACGATCGAGATGTTCAGGTTGTTCTAGTAAGGATGGTGGCCGTTGGACCCGGCGGTGGCGAGCATCCTGGAGCACCTGCTGCCGTTCTGGCTGGTGGCGGCCCGCGTGAGCGGGTTGTTCCTGTTCGCGCCGGTGCTGGCCAGCAGGCTGGTGATGCGGCGGGTGCGGGTGCTGTTGCTGCTGATGCTGACGGTCGCGTTGTATCCGGCCGTGGCGGTGGGGTGTGTTCAGGTACCGCCGATGGAGCTCGGCACGGTGGCGATGGTGCTGCTGGGCGAGGTGCTCATCGGGCTGGCCATCGGCATGATGGCGACGATGCCGCTGGTGGCGATCCAGGTGGCCGGCAGCGTGATCAGCTACAAGCTGGGCCTCGCGCTAGCGCAGGTGTACAACCCGGAGTTTGATGCGCAGTCTGAGGTGATCGGACAGGTGCTCTACCTGATGGGCCTGGGGCTGTTCATCCAGATCGGCGGGCTCGAGCACATGGTGGTGGCGATCATGGACACGTTCGCCATGCTGCCGCCCGGGACGGCGTGGGTGGACGTCGCGCCCGCGCAGCTGATGGCGGCGTTGATCGATGCGGCCTTTGTGGTGGGCCTGCGCATCGCGATGCCCGTGCTGCTGATGGCCACGCTGGCCAGTCTGGCAATGGGTGTGCTGATGCGGACGATTCCGCAGATCAACATCATGTCCATCGGCTTCGCGATCCAGATCTTGCTTGGCATGTCGGTGCTGGTGGTGTCGATCTTCGCTATCGGCGACGTTGCGAGCGAGGCGATCACCGATGGGCTGGGCTACGTGTACGACTGGGCGCGGTCGCTGGGGGTGAGCGATGGCTGACGACCCGGGCGAGAAGACCGAAGACCCCACCCAGCAGAAGCTGCGCAAGGCCCGCGAGCAGGGGCGCGTGGGCAAGAGCCAGGACTTCGGGGCCGTGGTGATGATGGCCGGGGCGGCGTTGCTAGTGGCGGCGCTGGGTCTGCTGGCGACGGGTCTGGTCTCGGCGATGATGCGCGACGTGATGGCGGGGAGCGCTCCCGGGCACGCGACGGTTGCGGAGGACGTGAACCGCGTGGTGCGATGGATCGGGGTGCGCATGGGGCTCATCCTGTTTCCCACGATGGCGGTGATGTTCATCGTGGCGTTGTTCTCGCAGCTCGTGCAGGTGGGGTGGTCGGTCTCGCCGCAGGCCATCACGCCCAAGCTCGACCGGCTGAACCCGATCAGCGGTGCCAAGCGGATCTTCGGGCCCAAGGGGGCGGTGAAGCTGGGGATGGACTTCGCGAAGTTGATCCTGGTGGTGATCGTCGTGGTGATCGTCTTGGCGCGGTGGATCCCGGCGTTGGGTTCGATGCCGCTGATGGACATCAGGGCCGCGACGATCCTGAGCTTGCGGGCGGTCGTGGAGCTGGCGATCTGGATGCTGGCGGTGCTGCTGGTGATCGGCTTGGCCGACCTGAAGTACCAGAAGTGGCAGCACAAGAGCGACAACAAGATGTCCAAGCAGGAGGTCAAGGAGGAGCAGAAATCGATGGACGGCGACCCGGAGATGCGGCAGCGCCGCGCGCGGGTGGCTCGCGAGATCGCCTCGCAGCGGGTCCAGAGCGACGTGCCGGGGGCCGACGTCGTCGTGACGAACCCCACGCACTTCTCGGTGGCGATCAAGTACGATGCCAATGAGATGGCGGCGCCCGAGGTGATCGCCAAGGGGGCCGATTATGTCGCGCTGAAGATCCGCGAGGTCGCGCGGACGCACGGGGTGCCGGTGGTGGAACGCCCGCCGTTGGCGCGGGCGTTGTACCGCGGGGTGGAGGTCGGGCAGACCATCAGCCCCGAGCATTATGAGGCGGTGGCGGAAGTGCTGGCGTACGTGTACCGGCTGGAAGGCAGCCACCGGGCGCCGGCACCGGCGGGGGCAGGTAGCTGATGGCCGCGGGTGATGGCATCCTGGGGCGGCTTGAATCGCTGGCCAAGTGGCGGGGCATCATCGTGCCCATCGGCTTCGTCGCGTTGCTGGCGGTGCTGATCGTGCCGTTGCCGAGCTTTTTGCTCGACCTGATGATCTCGACCAACGTCTCGCTGTCGGTAGTGATCCTGCTGACGGTGCTGTACATGGATCGGCCGCTGAAGTTCAGCGTGTTTCCTTCGTTGTTGTTGGGCGTGACGATGTTCCGGCTGGTGCTGAACATCGCCTCGACTCGGCTGATCCTGACCGCCGACGCGGCCTCGCCGGCCGAGGCGATGGACGTGGCGGGCAAGGTCATCGAGGCATTCGGCAACTTCGTGGCGGGCGACTCGCTGTTCGTGGGCGTGGTGATCTTCCTGATTCTGGTGGCGGTGCAGTTTCTGGTCATCACCAAGGGCGCCACGCGCATCAGCGAGGTCGCGGCCCGGTTTACACTCGACGCCATGCCCGGCAAGCAGATGGCCATCGACGCCGACCTGAACGCGGGGATCATCAGCGAGACCGAGGCGCGGGATCGGCGCGAGGAGATCCGGCGCGAGGCCGACTTCTTTGGCGCCATGGACGGTGCCAGCAAGTTCGTGCGCGGTGACGCGATCGCGGGCATCGTGATCACGGGGGTGAACATCGCGGGCGGGTTCGCGGTGGGGGCCATCGAGCGGGGCTGGCCCGCGGCGCAGACGGCCGAGACGTTCAGCCGGCTGACGATCGGGGATGGTCTGACAAGCCAGATCCCCTCGTTCATCATCGCGATCGCGGCGGCGCTCATCGTGACGCGCTCGGGCGACAAGGGCGAGCTTGGCCTGGAATTGACCGGCCAGGTCTTCAGCCAGCCCAAGGGCTTGGCGATCACGTCGGGGTTCCTGGCCGTTCTCGCGTTTACGGGGTTGCCGGCGGTGCCGCTGCTGGCGACGTCGCTCGGGTTGGGCGGCATCGCCTTCGCGATGAAGCGGGCGACGCGGCCGCCTCCGCCCCCGCCGCCCGCGCCGCCGCCGCCCCCGCCGGGGGTCGAGAGCCTGCTGAAGGTTGATTTGCTGGAACTGGAGGTTGGCCAGGCGCTGGTGCCCCTGGTGGGCACGGGGGATGGCAGCGACCTGCTCGAACGGATCTCGGCCGTGCGGCGGCAGCTCGCACTTGATAGTGGGTTTGTCATGCCGCCGGTGCGGATCCGGGACAATCTGCAACTGCCGCCGACGCACTACCGGGTTCGCATCCGCGGTGCCGACGTGGCGCG
It contains:
- the fliP gene encoding flagellar type III secretion system pore protein FliP (The bacterial flagellar biogenesis protein FliP forms a type III secretion system (T3SS)-type pore required for flagellar assembly.), yielding MGVRWLLLAVVAVAVLAAGAHAQGVMGPPAVPPVAEAPGAAIARELANALEGRDGGPNPLSVLGAAAEVLPADGQGNKPGISAAVSIMLVLTVITLVPSIMLMTTSFVRIIIVLGLLKQAMGTQTVPPGQVILALSLFLTLFIMTPTIGRIYDEAIVPYEQGEITEYEQLWDAGARPLRDFMFDQIEATGNWSSLLTIMEYRGHDVSDPSKLTRADVGMAELVPAYMLSELKVAFLMGFRIYLPFLVIDMVIASVLISMSMMMLPPVLISLPFKLLLFVLADGWQLLAGSLLESFVLEGQIERLSDQVSRAASEGAVVAAPMVGALANWVAWLPGV
- a CDS encoding flagellar biosynthetic protein FliQ; the encoded protein is MGGDWIVEMVRDVLLLVLRVGGPVLIAGVIIGLVVSLFQSLTSIQDQTLSFVPKIIGMIVVALLLLPWMIAQLVEFTIEMFRLF
- the fliR gene encoding flagellar biosynthetic protein FliR; the protein is MDPAVASILEHLLPFWLVAARVSGLFLFAPVLASRLVMRRVRVLLLLMLTVALYPAVAVGCVQVPPMELGTVAMVLLGEVLIGLAIGMMATMPLVAIQVAGSVISYKLGLALAQVYNPEFDAQSEVIGQVLYLMGLGLFIQIGGLEHMVVAIMDTFAMLPPGTAWVDVAPAQLMAALIDAAFVVGLRIAMPVLLMATLASLAMGVLMRTIPQINIMSIGFAIQILLGMSVLVVSIFAIGDVASEAITDGLGYVYDWARSLGVSDG
- the flhB gene encoding flagellar biosynthesis protein FlhB, with translation MADDPGEKTEDPTQQKLRKAREQGRVGKSQDFGAVVMMAGAALLVAALGLLATGLVSAMMRDVMAGSAPGHATVAEDVNRVVRWIGVRMGLILFPTMAVMFIVALFSQLVQVGWSVSPQAITPKLDRLNPISGAKRIFGPKGAVKLGMDFAKLILVVIVVVIVLARWIPALGSMPLMDIRAATILSLRAVVELAIWMLAVLLVIGLADLKYQKWQHKSDNKMSKQEVKEEQKSMDGDPEMRQRRARVAREIASQRVQSDVPGADVVVTNPTHFSVAIKYDANEMAAPEVIAKGADYVALKIREVARTHGVPVVERPPLARALYRGVEVGQTISPEHYEAVAEVLAYVYRLEGSHRAPAPAGAGS
- the flhA gene encoding flagellar biosynthesis protein FlhA; protein product: MAAGDGILGRLESLAKWRGIIVPIGFVALLAVLIVPLPSFLLDLMISTNVSLSVVILLTVLYMDRPLKFSVFPSLLLGVTMFRLVLNIASTRLILTADAASPAEAMDVAGKVIEAFGNFVAGDSLFVGVVIFLILVAVQFLVITKGATRISEVAARFTLDAMPGKQMAIDADLNAGIISETEARDRREEIRREADFFGAMDGASKFVRGDAIAGIVITGVNIAGGFAVGAIERGWPAAQTAETFSRLTIGDGLTSQIPSFIIAIAAALIVTRSGDKGELGLELTGQVFSQPKGLAITSGFLAVLAFTGLPAVPLLATSLGLGGIAFAMKRATRPPPPPPPAPPPPPPGVESLLKVDLLELEVGQALVPLVGTGDGSDLLERISAVRRQLALDSGFVMPPVRIRDNLQLPPTHYRVRIRGADVARGETRPDQLLAMDPGIATGKLQGEATREPAFGLDAWWITTDMRMRAESMNYTVVDATSVLTTHLTEVVKAHASELLTREEVGNLLEGVKERAPKLVEEALAGSLKLADLQHVLQNLLRERVPIRDMETVLEVLADWGGKTKDVDVLTEYVRNGLRRAICHQYAVDEGEGQLVLSCATVDPAMEDLISSYIDRGSESTTLTMPAGVTNAVAGEINRALEPVVNSGHAPVVLASPTVRAVLFQIMEPRLPGIAVLGYNEVDQNVELNAMGLVRPPSEGAVAQAG